Proteins found in one Zea mays cultivar B73 chromosome 1, Zm-B73-REFERENCE-NAM-5.0, whole genome shotgun sequence genomic segment:
- the LOC100275086 gene encoding uncharacterized protein LOC100275086: protein MFPTVDDPSAAGAMVSASFPDADAYGNGDSDDLDFPVDPNPNPVFSSPAAPASAGAAGERRPLFQRLWTDEDEIVILRAFAEFTAQRGTAFASHQYDTTPFYEDMRRRLNTGFTKNQLVEKIRRLKRKYRNCVERLRVAGAGFNFRSPHEQAIFEIARTIWRPASDKHGRDSDDEGGGGGNNAHDATFAMDAATFAIDAALAAANGGSAKSPTSRPRRGRRRRTGDFPADAVPETTLALPPAPMPVMTEDVLPSFPQVTAAAVMDGGCGVSVDPASGLPAALSTAAAAAAVSGSSTAENPILAALFKEMVHAMLSVGVGGSTALLGLEPPPPIAGVPMEGEKWRQQRIQELEVYLRRIDLLQDQARAALDELRSAPHAGGMNT from the coding sequence ATGTTCCCCACCGTCGACGACCCCTCCGCCGCCGGCGCCATGGTGTCGGCCTCCTTCCCTGACGCCGACGCCTACGGCAACGGCGACTCCGACGACCTCGACTTCCCCGTGGACCCAAACCCTAACCCCGTGTTCTCCTCTCCCGCCGCCCCCGCGTCCGCCGGCGCGGCCGGGGAGCGGCGCCCACTGTTCCAGCGCCTGTGGACGGACGAGGACGAGATCGTGATCCTGCGCGCCTTCGCCGAGTTCACGGCGCAGCGGGGCACCGCCTTCGCGTCGCACCAATACGACACCACCCCCTTCTACGAGGACATGCGCCGCCGCCTCAACACCGGCTTCACCAAGAACCAGCTCGTGGAGAAGATCCGCCGCCTCAAGCGCAAGTACCGCAACTGCGTCGAGCGCCTCCGCGTCGCCGGCGCCGGCTTCAACTTCCGCTCCCCGCACGAGCAGGCCATCTTCGAGATCGCCCGCACCATCTGGCGCCCCGCCTCCGACAAGCACGGCCGCGACTCCGACgacgagggcggcggcggcggcaacaaCGCCCACGACGCCACCTTCGCCATGGACGCTGCCACCTTCGCCATCGACGCCGCCCTCGCCGCCGCCAACGGGGGGTCCGCCAAGTCCCCTACCTCGAGGCCACGacgtggccgccgccgccgcacggGCGACTTCCCCGCCGACGCGGTCCCGGAGACGACGCTCGCGCTGCCGCCGGCGCCCATGCCGGTGATGACCGAGGACGTGCTCCCCTCGTTCCCGCAGGTGACTGCGGCAGCGGTCATGGACGGCGGCTGCGGCGTCAGCGTGGACCCAGCCTCTGGGCTGCCGGCCGCGCTGTCAACAGCTGCGGCGGCAGCGGCCGTCTCCGGCAGCAGCACCGCGGAGAACCCCATCCTGGCGGCGCTGTTCAAGGAGATGGTGCACGCGATGCTGAGCGTCGGCGTCGGCGGCAGCACGGCGCTTCTGGGGCTGGAGCCGCCGCCCCCCATCGCTGGGGTGCCGATGGAAGGGGAGAAGTGGCGGCAGCAGcggatccaggagctggaggtgtaCCTGCGTCGGATCGACCTGCTGCAAGACCAGGCGAGGGCGGCGCTGGACGAACTCAGGTCCGCCCCGCACGCCGGAGGAATGAACACCTGA
- the LOC103635455 gene encoding cytochrome P450 709B1 isoform X2 → MGPRPRVCLFDYESVRQVLFNKSGHFFKDDAHPTILAMLGKGLVLVEGTDWVRHRRVVNPAFAMDKLKMMTETMVSCAEPLIKRWEQLAASRSSEDGGRGEVQVEFSKQFQDLTADVISHTGFGSSYKEGKEVFHTQKQLLALAMATLLNVQLPGFKYLPTKNNRLKWALEKKMKTTLTAIIQSRVASNGRSSGYGDDLLGLMLEAWLTAERGGGERDESSLTMDEIIDECKTFFFAGHETTSHLLTWTMFLLSVYPEWQQRLRDEVLRECGQANPTADTLNKFNEMTMVLLETLRLYGPVMLMLRKPTSDIRLGSLSIPKGNGIAIPVPFLHRDREVWGDNANDFDPLRFQNGVTNAAKTPQALLSFSIGPRACIGQNFAMLEAKSVMAMILKKFSFTLSSSYVHAPVDYITLQPKFGLPIVLRPLPDV, encoded by the exons ATGGGTCCGCGGCCCCGGGTCTGCCTCTTCGACTACGAGTCGGTAAGGCAGGTTCTTTTCAACAAGTCGGGTCATTTCTTCAAGGACGACGCCCACCCGACTATCCTGGCAATGCTCGGCAAAGGGCTGGTCCTGGTGGAAGGCACCGACTGGGTGCGCCATCGGAGGGTGGTCAACCCAGCCTTCGCCATGGACAAGCTCAAG ATGATGACGGAGACGATGGTCAGCTGTGCTGAGCCACTGATCAAGCGGTGGGAACAGCTCGCAGCCAGCAGATCCAGCGAGGACGGTGGGAGGGGAGAAGTGCAAGTGGAGTTCAGCAAGCAGTTCCAGGACCTGACGGCGGACGTTATCTCCCACACCGGTTTCGGAAGCAGCTACAAGGAGGGCAAAGAGGTGTTCCATACGCAGAAGCAGCTCCTGGCGCTCGCCATGGCGACTCTCCTCAACGTGCAGCTGCCAGGATTCAA GTATCTCCCTACCAAGAACAACAGGCTCAAGTGGGCGCTAGAAAAGAAGATGAAGACGACGCTCACGGCGATCATACAGTCGCGGGTGGCATCCAATGGGAGGAGTAGTGGATACGGAGACGACCTGCTCGGCCTGATGCTCGAGGCCTGGCTCACAGCGGAACGAGGAGGAGGGGAACGGGACGAGTCGAGCCTGACCATGGACGAGATCATAGACGAGTGCAAGACATTCTTCTTCGCAGGCCACGAGACCACGTCCCATCTGCTCACCTGGACAATGTTCTTGCTCAGCGTGTACCCGGAATGGCAGCAACGGCTAAGGGACGAGGTCCTGAGAGAGTGTGGACAGGCAAACCCTACTGCAGACACGCTTAACAAATTCAATGAG ATGACGATGGTGCTCCTCGAGACACTGAGACTCTACGGCCCTGTCATGCTCATGCTAAGAAAGCCTACCTCCGACATAAGGCTGGGCAGCCTCAGCATACCGAAAGGCAACGGGATCGCCATACCTGTCCCGTTCCTCCACCGAGACAGAGAGGTCTGGGGCGACAACGCCAATGACTTCGATCCGTTGAGGTTTCAGAACGGGGTCACGAACGCGGCCAAGACCCCGCAGGCTCTTCTGTCGTTCTCGATCGGGCCGAGGGCATGCATCGGCCAGAACTTCGCGATGCTGGAAGCCAAGTCGGTGATGGCCATGATCCTGAAGAAGTTCTCCTTCACGCTTTCCTCGAGCTACGTGCACGCGCCTGTGGATTATATCACGCTCCAGCCTAAGTTCGGCCTTCCCATAGTTTTGAGGCCACTCCCGGATGTATGA
- the LOC103635455 gene encoding cytochrome P450 709B1 isoform X1 has product MAATLLLASATALLALAAAWLWDYVVVRLLWRPRAVAGMFRAQGVRGPPYSFLSGCNREMRRMKAEADDGLRLDVRDHNYLPRVMPHFLAWKQQYGEPFLYWMGPRPRVCLFDYESVRQVLFNKSGHFFKDDAHPTILAMLGKGLVLVEGTDWVRHRRVVNPAFAMDKLKMMTETMVSCAEPLIKRWEQLAASRSSEDGGRGEVQVEFSKQFQDLTADVISHTGFGSSYKEGKEVFHTQKQLLALAMATLLNVQLPGFKYLPTKNNRLKWALEKKMKTTLTAIIQSRVASNGRSSGYGDDLLGLMLEAWLTAERGGGERDESSLTMDEIIDECKTFFFAGHETTSHLLTWTMFLLSVYPEWQQRLRDEVLRECGQANPTADTLNKFNEMTMVLLETLRLYGPVMLMLRKPTSDIRLGSLSIPKGNGIAIPVPFLHRDREVWGDNANDFDPLRFQNGVTNAAKTPQALLSFSIGPRACIGQNFAMLEAKSVMAMILKKFSFTLSSSYVHAPVDYITLQPKFGLPIVLRPLPDV; this is encoded by the exons ATGGCGGCCACGCTGCTCCTGGCCTCGGCGACCGCGCTCCTGGCGCTGGCGGCGGCGTGGCTCTGGGACTACGTCGTGGTGCGCCTCCTTTGGCGGCCCCGCGCAGTGGCCGGCATGTTCAGGGCGCAGGGGGTCCGCGGGCCGCCCTACAGCTTCCTCAGCGGCTGCAACCGCGAGATGAGGAGGATGAAGGCGGAGGCCGACGACGGGCTCCGGCTGGACGTCCGCGACCACAACTACCTCCCCAGGGTGATGCCCCACTTCCTCGCCTGGAAGCAGCAGTACG GGGAGCCATTCCTGTACTGGATGGGTCCGCGGCCCCGGGTCTGCCTCTTCGACTACGAGTCGGTAAGGCAGGTTCTTTTCAACAAGTCGGGTCATTTCTTCAAGGACGACGCCCACCCGACTATCCTGGCAATGCTCGGCAAAGGGCTGGTCCTGGTGGAAGGCACCGACTGGGTGCGCCATCGGAGGGTGGTCAACCCAGCCTTCGCCATGGACAAGCTCAAG ATGATGACGGAGACGATGGTCAGCTGTGCTGAGCCACTGATCAAGCGGTGGGAACAGCTCGCAGCCAGCAGATCCAGCGAGGACGGTGGGAGGGGAGAAGTGCAAGTGGAGTTCAGCAAGCAGTTCCAGGACCTGACGGCGGACGTTATCTCCCACACCGGTTTCGGAAGCAGCTACAAGGAGGGCAAAGAGGTGTTCCATACGCAGAAGCAGCTCCTGGCGCTCGCCATGGCGACTCTCCTCAACGTGCAGCTGCCAGGATTCAA GTATCTCCCTACCAAGAACAACAGGCTCAAGTGGGCGCTAGAAAAGAAGATGAAGACGACGCTCACGGCGATCATACAGTCGCGGGTGGCATCCAATGGGAGGAGTAGTGGATACGGAGACGACCTGCTCGGCCTGATGCTCGAGGCCTGGCTCACAGCGGAACGAGGAGGAGGGGAACGGGACGAGTCGAGCCTGACCATGGACGAGATCATAGACGAGTGCAAGACATTCTTCTTCGCAGGCCACGAGACCACGTCCCATCTGCTCACCTGGACAATGTTCTTGCTCAGCGTGTACCCGGAATGGCAGCAACGGCTAAGGGACGAGGTCCTGAGAGAGTGTGGACAGGCAAACCCTACTGCAGACACGCTTAACAAATTCAATGAG ATGACGATGGTGCTCCTCGAGACACTGAGACTCTACGGCCCTGTCATGCTCATGCTAAGAAAGCCTACCTCCGACATAAGGCTGGGCAGCCTCAGCATACCGAAAGGCAACGGGATCGCCATACCTGTCCCGTTCCTCCACCGAGACAGAGAGGTCTGGGGCGACAACGCCAATGACTTCGATCCGTTGAGGTTTCAGAACGGGGTCACGAACGCGGCCAAGACCCCGCAGGCTCTTCTGTCGTTCTCGATCGGGCCGAGGGCATGCATCGGCCAGAACTTCGCGATGCTGGAAGCCAAGTCGGTGATGGCCATGATCCTGAAGAAGTTCTCCTTCACGCTTTCCTCGAGCTACGTGCACGCGCCTGTGGATTATATCACGCTCCAGCCTAAGTTCGGCCTTCCCATAGTTTTGAGGCCACTCCCGGATGTATGA